Proteins encoded by one window of Salvia splendens isolate huo1 chromosome 14, SspV2, whole genome shotgun sequence:
- the LOC121764006 gene encoding uncharacterized protein LOC121764006: MEGSVPSDTLAYQDLRSSSESVTTPNIQTQYSSGDLSMNDLKMCLNEFVSVEEVGVSSGGLLDGNNSKCDLVMEDDCKDSAESGDNLPDSTSSATRYKLASAVKGSREKQGIPLMKQYKHMMAVAGNLERTSRKVVGNPREGAKAKAKARSKLGRMVAPPPNSSQYMMTVWLASLSLRQAPSISTLSTQIHYVEAAFSRNQPRICTSPLRRPHDDVH; the protein is encoded by the exons ATGGAAGGTTCCGTTCCTAGTGATACGCTGGCTTATCAAGACTTGAGGAGCAGCAGTGAGTCTGTGACGACTCCCAATATCCAAACCCAATACAGTTCAGGAGATCTTTCTATGAATGATCTGAAAATGTGTTTGAATGAGTTTGTAAGTGTTGAAGAAGTTGGAGTATCAAGTGGTGGCTTATTGGATGGAAACAATAGCAAATGTGATTTAGTGATGGAAGATGATTGCAAGGACTCAGCTGAATCCGGTGACAATCTACCTGATTCCACATCATCTGCT ACTCGTTATAAGCTTGCATCTGCCGTGAAAGGTAGCCGTGAAAAGCAGGGTATACCGCTTATGAAGCAGTATAAACACATGATGGCAGTGGCAGGAAATCTGGAAAGAACAAGCAGAAAGGTGGTGGGAAATCCTCGCGAGGGGGCAAAGGCAAAGGCAAAGGCAAGAAGCAAGCTCGGAAGAATGGTGGCACCACCACCGAATTCAAGCCAGTACATGATGACAGTTTGGCTAGCTTCTCTGAGCCTGAGGCAGGCACCATCGATTTCAACGTTATCAACACAGATCCATTATGTGGAAGCAGCTTTCTCAAGGAATCAGCCCAGAATTTGCACTTCCCCGTTGCGGAGGCCACATGATGATGTGCATTGA